A DNA window from Hydra vulgaris chromosome 13, alternate assembly HydraT2T_AEP contains the following coding sequences:
- the LOC136089456 gene encoding uncharacterized protein LOC136089456, giving the protein MSFAIVEFLNGKIKVVVVITKSWMKNDGKSFWHLFKSSAAIRKAVTTLQAPTSDWKIYPARILYTTDFYEKAQSRLEKTADTLNIETDTEEKKGTKQKRKIAMTFSESDEDIVVGDEELYRRYYFDSSNS; this is encoded by the exons ATGTCATTTGCcattgttgaatttttaaatggaaaaattaaaGTAGTGGTAGTGATTACTAAAAGTTGGATGAAAAATGATGGGAAAAGCTTCTggcatttatttaaaagttccGCTGCGATTCGTAAAGCTGTCACAACCTTGCAGGCACCAACCTCTGATTGGAAGATATACCCAGCTAGGATTTTATACACTACAG atttttatgaaaaagctCAGTCACGCTTAGAGAAAACAGCAGatactttaaatattgaaactgACACCGAAGAGAAAAAAGGGACAaagcaaaa gaGAAAGATAGCAATGACATTCTCTGAAAGTGATGAAGATATTGTGGTTGGTGATGAAGAACTATACAGAAGATATTATTTTGATAGCTCAAATAGCTAA